In Plutella xylostella chromosome 27, ilPluXylo3.1, whole genome shotgun sequence, one genomic interval encodes:
- the LOC125490730 gene encoding zinc finger protein 142-like: MSVAPAVKRELELDHGGGGGSPGRKRRKQAAPTRAPPPPALDLHAKMQDIYKSALAFGDLPLPPFDPLAAFRLLPRHEPPRIFNPEAYCDLCCKEFCNKYFLKTHRANKHGIYDGGDPQPAAPPPPQPSPLQPSPPRRASDEESGGTPRRLSPDSARRARDAGFQPDALRRLGVVNPEAFCEICCKEYCNKYFLRTHRERRHGVPPLRSPADCSPPTLTPPMLPSTPPAPPPAPPVSPPRPPSLPPPPQLDLSSLVKREMPDELAAALRDSQTSPLNLIVEERGGSPGSASEELRKLQTMISQLNELAAERLDEGEEPRRSPSPSPPPDERRLPAAAAAGSSFCEICNKELCNKYFMRTHMQRMHGISLEQGAQLGGVTCDICHKELCSKYFLRVHKHNTHGIPAPPAPAPAAPAEPCPLCARRFRGPRALRAHLLAEHAAPPPRLDLPRELLRDQHKPYACSYCPFTTDVLAFLFAHERAHAAAAAEPEPEPEPEPAGEPDAADEAAAGAGGAGEDYCCSRCEFRAEGFAALEAHLRAAHGGAGALLAVPRAPHAPLTMQPFVLEEAGGALSLLPALVFLPVRRRATRRATVTLTLTPA; the protein is encoded by the coding sequence ATGTCGGTGGCGCCGGCGGTGAAGCGCGAGCTGGAGCTCGaccacggcggcggcggcggctcgccGGGGCGCAAGCGCCGCAAGCAGGCCGCCCccacgcgcgcgccgcccccgcccgccctCGACCTGCACGCCAAGATGCAGGACATCTACAAGAGCGCGCTGGCCTTCGGAGACCTGCCCCTGCCGCCCTTCGACCCCCTGGCGGCCTTCCGCCTGCTGCCGCGCCACGAGCCGCCCCGCATCTTCAACCCCGAGGCCTACTGCGACCTCTGCTGCAAGGAGTTCTGCAACAAATACTTCCTGAAGACGCACCGCGCTAACAAGCACGGCATCTACGACGGAGGCGACCCGCAgccggccgcgccgccgccgccgcagccctCGCCGCTGCagccgtcgccgccgcgccgcgcctccGACGAGGAGTCCGGCGGTACCCCGCGCCGCCTGTCCCCGGActcggcgcggcgcgcgcgcgacgCGGGCTTCCAGCCGGACGCGCTGCGCCGCCTCGGCGTCGTCAACCCGGAGGCCTTCTGCGAGATCTGCTGCAAGGAGTACTGCAACAAGTACTTCCTGCGCACGCACCGCGAGCGGCGCCACGGCGTGCCCCCGCTGCGCTCGCCCGCCGACTGCTCGCCGCCCACGCTCACGCCGCCCATGCTGCCCTccacgccgcccgccccgccgcccgcgccgcccgtctccccgccgcgcccgccctcgctgccgccgccgccgcagctcGACCTCAGCTCGCTGGTGAAGCGCGAGATGCCGGACgagctggcggcggcgctgcgcGACTCGCAGACGAGTCCCCTGAACCTCATCGTGGAGGAGCGCGGCGGCTCGCCCGGCTCGGCCAGCGAGGAGCTGCGCAAGCTGCAGACCATGATCTCGCAGCTGAACGAGCTGGCGGCTGAGCGGCTGGACGAGGGCGAGGAGCCGCGCCGCTCGCCCTcgccctcgccgccgcccgacGAGCGCCGcctgcccgccgccgccgccgctggcTCCAGCTTCTGCGAGATCTGCAACAAGGAGCTGTGCAACAAGTACTTCATGCGCACGCACATGCAGCGCATGCACGGCATCTCGCTGGAGCAGGGCGCGCAGCTGGGCGGCGTCACGTGCGACATCTGCCACAAGGAGCTCTGCAGCAAGTACTTCCTGCGCGTGCACAAGCACAACACGCACGGCatccccgcgccgcccgcgcccgcgcccgccgcgcccgccgagcCCTGCCCGCTGTGCGCGCGGCGCTTCCGCGGCCCGCGGGCCCTGCGCGCGCACCTGCTGGCCGAacacgccgcgccgccgccgcgcctggACCTGCCGCGCGAGCTGCTGCGCGACCAGCACAAGCCCTACGCCTGCTCCTACTGCCCCTTCACCACCGACGTGCTGGCCTTCCTGTTCGCGCACGAGCGCgcgcacgcggcggcggcggccgagCCCGAGCCCGAGCCGGAGCCCGAGCCGGCGGGCGAGCCGGACGCGGCGgacgaggcggcggcgggcgcggggggcgcgggcgagGACTACTGCTGCTCGCGCTGCGAGTTCCGCGCGGAGGGGTTCGCGGCGCTGGAGGCGCACCTGCGCGCGGCGcacggcggcgcgggcgcgctgCTGGCCGTGCCTCGCGCGCCGCACGCGCCGCTCACCATGCAGCCCTTCGTGCTGGAggaggcgggcggcgcgctcAGCCTGCTGCCGGCGCTGGTGTTCCTGCCCGTGCGCCGCCGCGCCACGCGCCGCGCCACCGTCACGCTCACGCTCACGCCGGCCTAG
- the LOC105388675 gene encoding uncharacterized protein LOC105388675, with amino-acid sequence MLRSVNPIPEGPLVDASFVKEVVVEDQPAPAVEVRPAEPAQDTEERITLLPSPLDALERVDRLLVTRKMLVRSVVLMTGKKNSFQVRGADDRVLYTVEEINRWWFLLYSLRPLHLRVLNADGEEVIRMVRPCALTTRIFPCQLQSLRVYSPPGALAGTVQQLYSPLKPIYAVKNADGDVVFEIEVTNAAGLPKASVSRVCPCQLQSLRVYSPPGALAGTVQQLYSPLKPIYAVKNADGDVVFEIEGPRITTCLFKDVEFSISRPGGRRVGAASKLWQGVTHMMFVGPLSGRFSLSFEKSLSSQEKALLLAASLLIDYVYYDA; translated from the exons ATGCTGCGGTCAGTGAACCCTATTCCTGAGGGTCCCCTGGTGGATGCTTCCTTCGTGAAGGAGGTTGTGGTGGAAGACCAGCCGGCGCCCGCTGTGGAGGTGCGACCCGCGGAGCCAGCG CAGGACACAGAAGAGCGTATAACCCTGCTCCCCTCCCCGCTGGATGCCCTCGAGCGAGTGGACCGCCTGCTGGTGACCAGGAAGATGCTGGTGCGCAGCGTGGTGCTGATGACGGGCAAGAAGAACAGCTTCCAGGTGCGCGGAGCTGATGACAGGGTGCTGTATACTGTGGAGGAGATTAACAG GTGGTGGTTCCTGCTATACTCACTGCGTCCTCTGCACCTCCGCGTGCTCAATGCTGATGGGGAGGAGGTCATCAG GATGGTCCGCCCCTGCGCGCTCACGACCCGGATATTCCCGTGCCAGCTGCAGTCCCTCCGAGTGTACTCCCCGCCCGGGGCGCTGGCCGGCACGGTGCAGCAGCTCTACTCGCCGCTGAAGCCCATCTATGCCGTCAAGAACGCGGACGGGGATGTCGTGTTTGAGATTGAAG TGACAAACGCTGCTGGTCTACCTAAAGCTAGTGTGTCCCGGGTGTGTCCGTGCCAGCTGCAGTCCCTCCGGGTCTACTCCCCGCCCGGGGCGCTGGCGGGCACGGTGCAACAGCTCTACTCGCCGCTGAAGCCCATCTATGCCGTCAAGAACGCGGATGGGGATGTGGTGTTTGAGATTGAAG GTCCCCGCATCACGACGTGTCTGTTCAAGGACGTGGAGTTCAGCATCAGCCGGCCGGGGGGCCGCCGGGTGGGGGCCGCCTCCAAGCTGTGGCAGGGGGTCACGCACATGATGTTTGTGGGGCCGCTGTCGGGCAG GTTCAGCCTATCCTTCGAGAAGAGCCTCTCCTCACAGGAGAAGGCTCTGCTGCTGGCCGCGTCGCTGCTCATCGACTACGTCTACTACGACGCCTGA